One Thamnophis elegans isolate rThaEle1 chromosome 2, rThaEle1.pri, whole genome shotgun sequence genomic window, ctctggagcctccagaaatTGCGGGAGAACAGGATGTGCTTTCATGCCAGTTTTGGGGGTTGCAGAAGTTGCAGGAGAGCATTTTCTGCAGCTGCTTCATGAACAAAGGCCTTGTACAACCCAAAGCAGCCTGTTAACAGAAAGAAAAGACTGCCTGAAAATAAGCAGACCCTGGGAAGTGCTGGGCCACAGCGGCAATTGCACCATTCCTGTAGGCTAGCATGCCTTGGGAAATGACACAAGGCAACCTTTTTGAGTGGCAAGAATTTCTCTAGTGCTGAAGTTGAGACCCGTGCCTCTACTTCAGGTCCAGCTGCTGAGGGCCactcttcagtggtgggattcaaataatttaacaaccagatgtgtaggcatggctcggtagtcatgtgactggggggcctggccaaatcaatgtcactcgtgtcttcgggtgctttgccttagctgttacaatataataggGGTTAACCGGAgcggcagtttctgtaagcagggcaataaagattaagctagaagcaacaccagaatgtttccttcctgccttccttacaggattagccctgtaaagtggggaaaaaaacaaaaggagatttcttccaacaaccagctctccgaattgcttagaaagtttacaaccggttctcccgaatagttgcgaactggctgaatcccaccactgccactcttCAGAATGTCCTAGatgggtggggaggaaatagaGAATTGTTGGGTGGGGGTGACGTACCATTTAGGCATTTGCTGAATTTTTGACATGCAGAGTTCAAAACGTTTATCATCACTGATCTATGTTGGAATTTCACTTCTCACCAGTCTTCATTCCTTGGCTGGGCCTGACCCCCTCCCTGCTTGTAGTTGCCCTTTGAGTCTGTGGCCTGGGTCTCCAGCCAGGAGTGGCATTTCCTGGCACTACTGTGGCATTGGAGCTGCTGCTATCTAGACTGCTGCTGCtggtgcttctgcacatgagcaccTCTTGGTTCAAACTTCCTCCCCACGACGGTCGCTCACAGGTGGGCTGCCACTCCTTCTCCAGCTCCTCATCTGTGTCTGAGTCTGGGGCTGTGTGCCGGCGGATCCTTGACATGGCTTCCTTCAGGTCGCAAATATAGGACTGCCTTTGGGCAGAAATCCCTggctcttctttcctttttggcAGGCCATGGCTTCTTGGGCAAGGGGATGCCGGAGACCTTTTCTCTTCCAGGTAGGTTGGCTCCTGCTTTGCAGGCCCAACCTGGGAATGGTTTGGGGTTGGAGGTCCAGAAAGCTTCCTAGGACTGCCTGGAGCAGAAGTTACCCGCTTCACCTTCTTTCTCCCAGAACTGTCCCCAGGCATAGCACCATTCTCTACTCCGGAGATCCTGGGTGCCATAATTCCCTGCTCTGCCTCTGTGACCCCCAACTCATGCAAGGGGAGGCCTAGTATGTGAGCAGCCCGTTCCTCCATTGAGGTAGGGCCTGGAGAGCCAGGAGATGTGGGGGGGTTTGTGGTACCTGCCTCTCCCTGGGCCAGGTAGCAGACTTGCTCCATTCGGGGTGATGGAATGTAGTGAGCCTGGATCACCACACAAGTGGCGTCAATTACAAATAGACCCCTGTGCCTTCGGGGCATGGACTTGGACAAAGCTGGCTGACTCCCTGCAAGTTTCCTGGAAGGGCTTGGTTCCTTCCACCTGGGGTAGAAGTCTTGGCAGCGTTTCTCTTTTGCTCTGCTCCCATCCCTCTTGGATCCACACCAACCAGCTGCATGGCTAAAGCCCCATCCAGCAGGAAGGGTGTGTTGGGAAGAATGGCAGGGCAGTGTCATGGCCTGGCTCCTCTTATTCACCAGAGGAAGGGTATGACTTCGGTGTTGGGGACTCATGCCCCAGTCAGAGCCCAAATGGGATGGGGAGCTGGCCTTCTCCAACTGCATCCTTGGGCCACCCCACGTTCTGGCTCTTGAAAGGTAACTCCAACTGCCTGGCATTTTAGTCTGCcacctgcctgccttcctcccaGGTGTGTGAGTCAAGGGCTCTGACTCACAGCCCGCTTCTCTCTCTCGGTGTTTCTTAGCAGCTCCACTTTGGATGAGCTTCCCTGCTGAATCTGACTTGCCTACCCGTTGCTGGGGCTGCACTCTATGGTGGGAAGCCTCATAAGAGGGAGGAGCAAGGTAGGGTGGAGGATGAGGCCAGTTTTCTTTGCGTGGACCCTGTTGTGCCCGCAGGCGCAGAAGCATGTGAGCTTCATAGCTTGGGGGTGCCCTGGCAGGAAGCTCTCTCCTCTTCTTGGCAGAGGCTCCTTGATTCCATCTGCAGCTGACCAAAGAACCTGCAGGTCCTGGGGCTTTAGGATCACCCTTGGTTGACTGGTTGGCTCCCCAGCTCATGTCCCTTTGGCAAACGGGATTGTACCCATCATAGGAAGGGCTATGGTGCCATAGGGCCTTTGGGGAGGAAGCTGCCCTCTTCCCCCATCCCTTCCTTGAAAACCAGTGGCCTTCCTGCTTCAGAGGGCCCCAGCCAACTGGAAATTGGGCATCATGCCAGTTGGTTGAATCCTGAAGCACATGGAAACTGGGACAATGGCGGCAAGGTGAAAAGTCAGCCATGAGTTGCTTCTCCAAGAGGCtgcaaaagacagagaaaaagacagtGAGACTCGAGCAGAAAGTCCATCAAAAAATTGTAATCTGTGCTGACTATCTTGGCACAGCATACAGTAGCTATCAAGCATTAAATGCAGCATTGGCCCCATTTTTAATGCAGCTCAGGGAGTTGGtcctttttcctttgaaactgttTTAGTTCAGCCCTTTAGCCATGCTTCTTTTAAGAAGGGACAGTGAAGTTAAAAACCATTTATTAAATCATTTATTGATCAACCAACTTCATTCTAAGAACTAGGGACTAAATCTGCCACTTTCTGTGTGCACAGATGTTCTACAATTGAGAATTATGTTCAGGTGGAGTTTTTTcacgtctttaaaaaaaaaaaaccaattatggAGCACCAACTGATAGCCAGCACAGCACCCAGCTGGATTGCTATACTACAATTCTGACCAGAATTTCCTCTCTTTCCTATCACTCCATTTGTAACATCTTTTTATCCCAACTCACCTTGCCATTGGAAGTGACTTAAGGTTATTTGAAACTTGAGTTTCCAGATTTCTACATTTTCAAGGAGTGCTGATGGAGGAGGCCAATGAGCATataaaagagagaaattctagacTAAGAGAGTTGCAACAACCCCAAGTCTTCCAATCTCCATTGTTAATGTTCCATTGATAATTAACCTGGTAAGTATGCAGAATCATGTTTTTAAGATACACAACTTGCTTCAAATTGCATCATTACCCGTAAATGTGAGTTTCTGTATTTGACATTTATCATGGTACTTTCTATTTCAATGACTTTCCCACACTGCAACCTTAATGCATTTGGCTCCTATGGATAAACTGGCTGGAAATGAAgctggcttttaaaaaaactttctgcCTTTCCTCTGCTTTGACCCAGGTGATGGCTGATGTATTCTGTGtggaccaatggtgggattcaattttttttactaccggttctgtgggcatggcttggtgggcatgacatggcttggtgggcatggcttggtgggcgtgttaGGGGAAGGATTTtataaaatgtccattcccttcccactccagggtaagattactgcaaaatccccattccctcccgatcatctgggactcgggagagagagaatagatgggggtagggccagtcagaggtggtatttaccagttctccaaactattcaaaagttccactaccggttctccagaactgctgaataccacttctggtctgGACCATGCTTACTGATGGATTCCTCTACATTTTTTACTCCTTCCAGCTGTGCTGGGAAGCAAGCACCAACTGCCTTCATTTCCATGAGGGGGAGAGTTGTATTTACAAGACATAATAAACCTTTCATATGAGTCACCCTCCATTGATTTCCCCTTGTACTTAACACCTTTCCATCTGGTGCGTCTACCAGCGAGAAGGGAGAATAAGACCAGTTTTTTCATTCTTCCTGTCACTTGAGCTAAAAGAGGAATTTGGCAGAACTGTTGCCAGTTTCAGTtggtcccccacccccaaaagaaaGATAGATCCATGTTTTCACTGTTCCATCAATGAAATTTTTAAAAGGAGGGGGCAGTGTGAAACAATAAGGAACTGTTGGGACGACAGTGAAGGCGTGAGGTATTCTTGTACTGGTGAATAGTCACCAGTTGGAGTGGCGGCATTGACCTAGATCAAAAGAAGGCGCAGCTAGTGAACTGGACAGCCCACATCGGTTGGCACAAGTTAAAAGGCATTGCTTTTGATCCAAAAtaggaataggaggaggaagctcCCTTTGGGTGGACTGTGGATAGGTGGAGCCTGGCATTCTGCGTTTCCATCTTCAAATAATGGTTAATGGCCCATACCCTGGCTCAACCTGGCCATGCACATCAGCCAACATGATGAATCCACCTTCCCTGGACATCCTTTTGGATTGCCACATCAAGATAGtggtgtaataaaaaataaaagtatgtcCCTTCTTcttgaaagcatttttttatatttagaatTCTTACAGCTTATGGAAATCCATGGTGGTGATGATAACAATGCTAGCAATGTTTGCAGAGGGCAGGAGTAAAAGTAATGGTTTAGTTAAGGTCCTTCTATGCTGCCAGTAGAAGAGAAATTTGAATCGAGGATTCCTTGCCTCCAATATTTGCCCTCCAGACCAATTCTGCCCAGCCACAATATTCATCCTCTTCCTAATCCAGCCTGTGtgctctatatcagtgatggctaacctttttgttgttgtgtgccaaaagcacgcATAAAGCAATGTCCACACAACCCCTCCATGCCCCATCCCCCTGTATGCATGCACGACTCCCTCTGtgtgcatcccaccactgcacatgcacacacattcccccgtgcatgcacacacacacatcgcCCCATTTTGGCTTTCAAGTTGGTGCAGGAGCACTGCGTAAGGCCCCAAATTGCAAgcaccccctgcatgcaccccaccccctatGCATCCGCACGCACATCCCTCGCATGCACCCCcccaccctgtgcatgcatggcagaaactgaagaccagctggctggcaggagatgTGCACACTAGTGGAGGGATATGATCGGTACACCCTGGTAccggcgtaccagtgcctgctgagATCACAAGTACCATTCCGGTAGGGTGTTCCGGAGGGCCAATCCccccgcctgccctccttacctgtatttgagctgatcgggcTTAACGTACATGCGCagggagcgtacggcgcctgcgtgatgctctgccgagcagctggagcgttgcggagccATCATGGAGCATTGCGGGCAGTAAGTACAAATGCGCGTGCTGCCTGCGTGCTGTGCGCGTTCGTGTgttggacgcccggccccattgcaccgtaccaattgcaacgggatccagaacccaccactggtgcacgcatgtgtggtggagctgggctaGAGAGATGGCTGACGTGCCCGTAGAGAGaattctgcatgccacctgtggcaagcatGCAATATGTTCATCATCACGGCTCTATATGCAACATAGCTGTAGACTACGATATTTTGGGTTTGTAGTGTATGTTCAGTACACAGAGCATTTGTCAGTACCTTACCCTcttgaccaggggtgtcaaagtcacgtCGTCACAGTGGCATCctatgatgtattgggacttttttccccttaactaaactgggcatgggcatggccagcgcatgacacatccagcccgggggctgcgagtttgacagtcctgctctTGACTGTTTCTCTTTTGCCTAGCAGTCCTAGGTAATCACTTCTTCTGTTGGTCTACCACTGTGTTTCACCAACTTCTTCAGTTCTCCAGAGTTTTGTCTATCTCTCCTATGCCACAGAATTCAGCAGCTGCACATTTCAGTCTAAACACCAGCATTCCTCTGTCATTAGAGCTGGCCCTGCTTAAAAAGAGGACTTGGCAACTAGCTAGTAGGAGGGATGAGCTAAATTCAAAGCATATATTGATTCACATGAATGTGCCATCATTTTAAATCTCCATTGGTATTTTTGAATGATGAGATTCAGGAGTCATTAATAGGCTAATTAGTAAGCTGGGATGGGAAATAATTCTCAAGTTCAATTATTGCTACTGATTTCATCTGCAGATGTTTCTGCAAAAATGGTTTACTGTTCTTGAATCTCCCCGTTGAATCTTACTATTGGCAGCCTGCAGAAGGGAAAAGCTTGATCCAAGATCCAAGCAGTGATTTGAATCTGAGTCCACCTCCCTTTTCCAGCCCCATGCATCTCCCATGCATCTCCCATGCATCTCTACTCTAGGAATCGATTTCAGCTGAAGTGAAGCAATAAAGAAGAGTGCATCTAAACATGTGTAGAACAaaacctttcttccttttttgcatCACTTTATGTAGGTACACTGTGGATTTAAGCAAGCTAGAATTTCCAGTTTTCATTTATGATCAAAAAAATATCTGGGCCatcaggaattttttaaaaaactgctccAGACATAACCACCAGTGAAAACCTGCATAATAGGAGCAGTTCTTCTCTGACACAGTTGACAGCTGTAGGGTAGCAGTTAAAAAGGTGTACTATGAGCTCATAAGCCCCTAGTTCAAATTCCAACCTAGCTTTAACCTACTTTATTCTCTCATTCTCAATGCTTAATCTTTACTGCTTTGCCTTTTCTAATGTTGTACACATAAGGTTATTCAGGAAAGGGCTAGATGGgtgacacttggccaataaagaattccattctattctattctattccattccattccacagtattctgctcttctcttctctattccattccgttccattctattccacggtattctgctctgctctgctctgctctgctctattccattccattctattccacggtattctgctctgctctgctctattccattccattccacagtattctgctctgctctgctctgctctgctctgctctgctctgctctgctctgctctgctctgctcttctctattctattccattctattccacactattctgctctgctcttctcTATTCCATTACATTCTATTCCAcggtattctgctctgctctgctcttctctattccattccacactattctgctctgctctgctctattccattccacactattctgctctgctcttctcttctctattccattctattctattccacagtattctgctcttctcttctgttctctattgcattccattccacagtattctgctctgctctgctctcctctcctctattccattccacagtattctgctctgctctgctctgctcttctctattccattccacactattctgctctgctctgctctattccattccacactattctgctctgctcttctcttctctattccattccattctattccacagtattctgctcttctcttctgttctctattgcattccattccacagtattctgctctgctctgctctgctctcctctattccattccacagtattctgctctgctctgctctgctcttctctattccattccattccattctattccatggtatcctactctgctctgctctcctctattccattccattctattccacaatattctgctctgctctgcgctgctcttctcttctcttctcttctctattccattccattctattccacggtattctgctctgctctgctctgctctgctctgctcttctctattccattccattctattccacaatattctgctctgctcttctcttctcttctctattccattccattctattccacggtattctgctctgctctgctctgctcttctctattccattccattctgttccatggtattctgctctgctttgctcttccctattccattccattctattccacaatattctgctctgctcttctctgctcttctcttctcttctctattccattccattctattccatggtatcctgctctgctctgctctcctctatttcattccattctattccacaatattctgctctgctctgctctgctctgctctgctcttctctattccattctattccacggtattctgctctgctctgctcttctctattccattccattctattccatggTATCCTGCTCTGCtctcctctattccattccattctattccacaatATTCTGCTCTgccctgctctgctctgctctgctctgctctgctc contains:
- the DDN gene encoding dendrin, with amino-acid sequence MFECLNQGDARRLQVCERQNLLLVEFNTVSCSSWNILEPGAWTRQGYWVPSMYHSMAGQYTLLEKQLMADFSPCRHCPSFHVLQDSTNWHDAQFPVGWGPLKQEGHWFSRKGWGKRAASSPKALWHHSPSYDGYNPVCQRDMSWGANQSTKGDPKAPGPAGSLVSCRWNQGASAKKRRELPARAPPSYEAHMLLRLRAQQGPRKENWPHPPPYLAPPSYEASHHRVQPQQRVGKSDSAGKLIQSGAAKKHREREAGCESEPLTHTPGRKAGRWQTKMPGSWSYLSRARTWGGPRMQLEKASSPSHLGSDWGMSPQHRSHTLPLVNKRSQAMTLPCHSSQHTLPAGWGFSHAAGWCGSKRDGSRAKEKRCQDFYPRWKEPSPSRKLAGSQPALSKSMPRRHRGLFVIDATCVVIQAHYIPSPRMEQVCYLAQGEAGTTNPPTSPGSPGPTSMEERAAHILGLPLHELGVTEAEQGIMAPRISGVENGAMPGDSSGRKKVKRVTSAPGSPRKLSGPPTPNHSQVGPAKQEPTYLEEKRSPASPCPRSHGLPKRKEEPGISAQRQSYICDLKEAMSRIRRHTAPDSDTDEELEKEWQPTCERPSWGGSLNQEVLMCRSTSSSSLDSSSSNATVVPGNATPGWRPRPQTQRATTSREGVRPSQGMKTGCFGLYKAFVHEAAAENALLQLLQPPKLA